CTGCCGCTTGCCTGCTTCGCAGAAGGGCTGGTGCTAGCCGTCGATGACCTGGTGGTTTCGGGCTTCCAGGGCGCGGTGTTCCTTGACGAAGCGGTTCGCCTTCTCGGACTTGCGTGGGGGGCGGTCGTTGGCGATGAGGACTGCCATCCACGGCAAGGGGACCGAGAGCACGAGGAACAGCAGCGCCAGCCACCACGTCTGGTAGAAGACCATCGCCAGGGCCAGGCACGGGATTCGGGCGCCCATCATGATCGCGTACTTGCGCTTGCGAGCGGCGTGCTGCTCCTCGTAGGAGGGCGCCGCTTCGGTGATCAGCACCGGGGTGCTGTCGCGCTCGTGGTCGACCATGTGTTCCATCGTCCCACTCCGGCGGCCAGTGCGACACCGTCAGGGTGGTGTATTCGAGCACGCTTCCGCCAGCTGACCGTACGATCCGACCGTGGTGGCCCTTGATCGGCTGGTGGACGTGCTCGGCAGCCTGGGCACGCACCTGAGTTGCGCACCACGTGGCCGGGATGTCGAGCTGCGCGGCGTGGCGTTGCACGACCCGGCTGAGCCGAGCCCCGCCGCACCTGACGACGTTCTGCTTGGTCTCGGTGTGCCGTCTCCTGCTGCCGCTGCGCGGTTGGTCGGTTCGACCAGTGCGGCGGCTGTTGTCTTGCATGGTCGGCCGCCGTTGGACGAGCGGGTGGTTGCGGCGGCCAAGCGGTCGGGGGCGGCGGTGTTGTTGGTGGAGCCCTCGGTGCCGTGGGGGCAGCTTGCCAACGTGGCCCAGACGCTGGTGCTGGGTGGTCAGCGGAAGGGGTCCGGGGACCTGTTCGCGGTGGCCGACGCCATCGCTGCGGTCGTGGGTGGGCCGGTGACCATCGAGGACCAGCAGTCGCGTGTGCTCGCCTACTCGTACCGGCAGCAGGGTGTGGACCAGGTGCGGGTGCAGACGATCCTCGGGCGGCGGGTGCCGGAGGAGGCCCGGCAGGCGTTGGACGAGTACGGCGTGTTCACCCACCTGGCTCGGAGTGACGAGCCGTTGTTCGTGCCGAAGCTCACCGAGCAGTTGGGTGGTCGGTTGGTGGCGGCGGTGCGGGCGGGGCGGGAGCTGCTGGGGTCGGTGTGGGTGGAGGTGGAGCGGGACGTCGATCCGGCCCGGCATGCGGCCTTGGCGGATGGGGCTCGGACGGCTGCCTTGCACCTGCTGCGGGCGCGGGCGTCGGCTGATCTGGAGCGTCAGGCCGAGGCCGATCTGGTGATCGGGGCGCTGGACAGTGGGGCGAACCTGCCCCGGCTGGGGCTGCCGGGCACGGATCTGCGGGTGATCGCTGTCCAAGCCCACGCGGGCGAGGGGGAGCACGGGGCGGCCCTGTTGGCGTTCGAGCGGGCCACCGCGGGGTTCGGCTGGTCTCGGCCGGGGCGTAGTGCGTTGTTCGGCAACGTCCTCTACACCGTGCTGCCGTGTGGTGACGACCCGGCTGCTGCCGTGGACTGGGTGCGGTCGCTGCGTCGGGAACTGCCCGCCGAGGTCGTGGTGGATGCGGGTATCGGGGGGCGGGCCGAGGCGGCGCAGCTCCCGGCGTCGCGGCACGAGGCCGACGAGTGCCTGGCCTTGTCGTCCGGCGAACCGGTGGTTTACGACCAGTCGTGGGCGCAGGTGCTGCTTCGCCGGTTGGCTGCTGCCGCCGCGGGTGGTCGGCTGCCGTCCCGTGGGCCGGTGGCGGAACTGGTGCGGCACGACGAGCAGCACGGGACGCGTTACGCGGCCACCCTCCGGGCGTGGCTGGCGGCGCAGGGTGACGCGCGGGAGGCGGCGCGGACGCTTTCGGTGCACCCGAACACGCTCCGGTACCGGATGCAGAAGATGGCCGAGGTGACCCCGTTGCCTTTGGAGGACCCGGACCAACGCCTCGCCATGTCCATCGCGCTGGCCATCCACGCGAGAGGGCACCACGCATTTCCGGGGTGAATTCGCTCCATTTCCCCGGCTTTATTCGGCTGTGGGAGAATCGGTCGTGCTTCCTGATCTCTCCATCGAGTTGACCGCGCGGTTGCGTGGCGCGTTCCAGAACGCCGGGTACGACGCCGACGGTGTCGTGGACCTCCTCGGACCCCAGGCCCACGCCGCCCTCGGCCGGGGCGAGCCGGAGGCCGCGCGGCGGGCCACCGCCGACGCCGGCGAGCTGGGCACGCTGGTCCGCCTCTTCCTGCTCGGCGACGCCGAGGAGCCCGCGGCCGTGCGCAAGGCGCTGGACGGGCTCGACCTCGACCAGGCCGTCGACGCGCAGGTGCTGGTCCGGGACGGGGACCACGTCCGGGCCGGGCTGGACATCAGGCCGTACGGGGACGACGAGGGGTCGTGGTGGGTGATCGCCGACCTGGACTCCGAGCAGCGCGGCGGCCCCGTGCCGGCCGACCACGTGCTCGGCGTCGGGCACGCCTCGATCAGCCTGGCCCGCGCCACCTCGCGCCGGCCCGTGGAGACCCTGCTCGACCTGGGCACCGGGTGCGGCGTGCAGGCCCTGCACGCCAGCCGCCACGCGAAGAAGATCACCGCGACCGACCTGTCCGACCGCGCACTGCGGCTGGCCCAGGGGACGTTCCGGATCAACGAGATCGACGTCGAGCTGCGCCAGGGCGAGTGGTTCGCGCCACTGCGCAACCGGCGGTTCGACCAGGTCGTGTGCAACCCGCCGTTCGTGGTCGGGCCGCCGCGGGTGGACTACGTCTACCGGGACTCCGGCCTGGGCGGGGACGACGCCAGCGCGCTGGTCGTCCGCCAGCTCCCGTCGTTCCTGAACGAAGGCGGGGTCGGGCAGCTGCTCGCGTCCTGGCTGCACCGGCGCGGCGAGGACTGGGCGGACCGGGTGTCCGGGTGGCTGCCGCGCAACGTGGACGCCTGGTTCGTCCAGCGCGACGTCGCCGACCCGACCCTCTACGTCGGCACCTGGCTGCGGGACGCGGGCGTGGACCCGCGCTCGGACGAGGGGCGCGCGAAGGCGTCCGCGTGGCTGGACTGGTTCGCCGAGAACGACGTCGAGGGCATCGGGTTCGGGTTCGTCACCCTGCGCCGCACCGACGCCGCCCACCCCGAGGTGGTGTGCGAAGACCTGCGCCACGCCTACGACGACCCGCTGGGCCCGGAATCGGCGGCCTGGCTGGACCGGGTCGAGTGGCTGCGCACGCACGACAACGACGCGCTCCTGGCCACCCGGTTCACCGTGCCGGAGTCCGTGCTGCTCGAAGAGGTCTCCGCGCCCACCGAGGACGGCTGGGAGTCCGTCGTGCGCCGGCTGCACCGCACGGACGGTCCTGGCTGGCAGCACGAGCTGGACGAGACCGCCGCGCGCCTTCTCGCCGGTTTCCGGGGCGCTCTGCCGCTGGAGGACCTGATCACCCTGTTGGCCTACGCCAACGACGTCTCCGCCGAGGACCTGGCCGCCGCGGCGCTGCCGGTCGTCCGGGAGTTGGTGCGGCACGGCATGGTGGTGCCGGCGTGAGAGCGGTCGTGGCGCGGGTCACCGAGGCAGAGGTGACCGTGGCCGGGGAGCGCGTGGGTGCGATCGACGAGCCGGGGCTGCTGGTCCTGCTCGGCGTCCACGTGGACGACACGGAGGCGAAAGCCCCGCTCATGGCCCGGAAACTGCACGAGTTGCGCATCCTCCGCGACGAGGAGTCCTGCGCCACGACCGGCGCACCCCTGCTCGTTGTGAGCCAATTCACACTCTACGGGGAGACGCGGAAGGGTCGGCGGCCGTCCTGGACGGCCGCCGCCCGGCCCGAGCATGCGGAGCCGTTGGTCGACGCGGTCGTGCGGGAACTGCGCCAGAAGGGCGCTCGGGTGGAAACCGGGCGGTTCGGGGCGATGATGTCGGTGCGGAGTGTGAACGACGGTCCCTTCACCGTGTTGGTCGAACTCTAGATCCTTCTCAGCCAAATCTCAGGATTCGTGGCGCAACCGCTGTGACGGCAGTGACGTCTCTCAGATCGAGGGAAGCGGGAACCATTTCGCACCGGCGAACGTTTCCCCCGATGACAGCCGAAAGGCAACCTCGCGCAGCGCAGCGCGGGATGCGTGACCGCACTGCCAGCCCGCGACAAGGGGGAGGGAGCTCCATGACCGTCCCGAAGGTCCTCGACCGCGAGGTCGAGAGCGACACGACCACCACGAGCGCCGAGTTCGACCTCGACGCCCAGGGCCCGGCCGCCGACCTGGTTCGGGTGTACCTGAACGGGATCGGGAAGACAGCGCTGCTCACCGCGGCCGAGGAAGTGGAACTCGCGAAGCGGATCGAGGCGGGGGTCTTCGCTCAGCACATGCTCGAAACGGCCGAGAACCTGTCGGCCACGCGCAAGGGGGAACTGCGCCAACTGATCCGCGATGGCCACATCGCGAAGAACCACCTGCTCGAAGCGAACCTCCGGTTGGTCGTTTCCCTGGCCAAGCGGTACACCGGGCGGGGAATGCCGCTGCTGGACCTGATCCAGGAGGGGAACCTGGGCCTGATCCGCGCGGTGGAGAAGTTCGACTACACCAAGGGGTTCAAGTTCTCGACCTACGCCACGTGGTGGATCCGCCAGGCGATCACCCGCGGCATGGCCGACCAGGGCCGCACCATCCGGCTGCCCGTCCACCTCGTGGAGCAGGTCAACAAGCTGGCGCGGATCAAGCGCGACCTGCACCAGCAGCTGGGCCGCGAGGCGACCCACGAGGAACTGGCGCGCGAGTCCGGTCTGACCCCGGACAAGGTGGCCGACCTGCTCGACCACGCCCGCGACCCGGTGAGCCTGGACATGCCGGTCGGCACCGAGGAGGACGCCCCGCTGGGCGACTTCATCGAGGACTCCGACGCGACCGACGCGGAGAGCGCCGTGATCTCCGGCCTGCTCCAGGACGACCTGCGCCGCGTGCTGGCCACCCTGGAGCCGCGCGAGCAGGCGGTGATCCGGCTGCGCTACGGCCTGGAGGACGGCCAGCCGCGCACGCTGGACCAGATCGGCAAGCAGTTCAACCTGTCGCGTGAGCGGGTGCGCCAGATCGAGCGCGAGGTCATGGCCAAGCTGCGGCAGGGCGAACGAGCCGCCAAGCTGCGCGCTTACGCCAGCTAGTGATCGTCACCACCGGCCGGTGCGCGCGGGCTGCACCGGCCGGTGGGGCGAGTCACCCGTTCAGCCGGGTTGACTTGTGACGCCGATCACGGCACGGTCGCGTGTTACACGAGCTTTGCGGCACTCCCAGCCTCATCTCGCTGGAACTGTCGCCCTCTGAGGAAGGTCGGGGCGGTCGGGGGCCGGCCCGGCCTTCCGCATTTTCGGGGCACTTCGGTGGCACGACGCGAATCACACCGTGCCGAGACGTTCCGAGTGCGGTGTGCGGTATAGGTTCGTCGGAACCCGAACGCGCGCAAGGGAGCCCGCGACGTGCCCGCAGTGCCCACCACAGCTTTCGAGTACACCGACGTCCTGCCCCTCGGCCCGGACACCACCACGGAGTACCGCCTGGTCACCCCGGACGGCGTCTCCGTGGTCGAGGCCGCCGGCCGGACGTTCCTCCAGGTCGAGCCGTCGACGTTGACGATGCTGGCCAAGGAGGCCATCCGCGACATCCAGCACCTGCTGCGCTCGTCGCACCTCAAGCAGTTGCGCGCGATCGTCGACGACCCCGAGGCCAGCGGCAACGACCGGTTCGTCGCGATGGACCTGCTGCGCAACGCGTGCATCTCCGCCGGTGGCGTGCTGCCGATGTGCCAGGACACCGGCACGGCGATCGTCATGGGCAAGCGCACCGAGTCCGTCCTGACCGGCGGCACCGACGCGGAAGCCCTGTCGCGCGGCATCTTCGAGGCCTACCAGGAGCTCAACCTCCGGTACTCGCAGATGGCCCCGGTCACCTTCTGGGACGAGAAGAACACCGGCACCAACCTGCCCGCGCAGATCGACCTGTTCGCAGCGCCCGGCACGGAACCCAAGTACGAGTTCCTGTTCATGGCCAAGGGCGGCGGCTCGGCCAACAAGACGTTCCTCTACCAGGAGACCAAGGCGCTGCTGAACCCCGCGCGCCTGGCCCGGTTCCTGGACGAGAAGCTGCGCTCGCTGGGCACCGCCGCGTGCCCGCCGTACCACCTGGCCGTGGTCGTCGGCGGGCTGTCGGCCGAGCAGAACCTGAAGGTCGCCAAGCTCGCGTCCGCCCGGTACCTCGACCACCTGCCCACGGAGGGAACCGCTGCGGGCCACGCGTTCCGGGACGTCGACCTGGAGCAGCAGGTCCTGGAGCTGACCCGCAACTTCGGCATCGGCGCGCAGTTCGGCGGCAAGTACTTCTGCCACGACGTGCGCGTGATCCGGCTGCCCCGGCACGGCGCGTCCTGCCCGGTCGGCATCGCGGTGTCGTGCTCGGCGGACCGGCAGGCGAAGGCGAAGATCACGCCCGAAGGCGTGTTCCTGGAGCAGCTCGAGCGCGACCCGGCGCAGTTCCTGCCGGACGTGCAGGGCGAGGACCTGTCCGACGAGGTGGTCCGGATCGACCTGACCCGTCCGATGGCGGAGATCCGCGAGACCCTGTCGAAGCTGCCGGTGAAGACCCGCGTGTCGCTGACCGGTCCGCTGGTCGTGGCCCGCGACATCGCGCACGCCAAGATCAAGGAGCGTCTGGACGCGGGCGAGCCGATGCCGCAGTACATGAAGGACCACCCGGTGTACTACGCCGGCCCGGCGAAGACGCCCGAGGGCTACGCGTCCGGTTCGTTCGGTCCGACCACGGCCGGTCGCATGGACTCCTACGTCGAGCAGTTCCAGGCGGCGGGCGGCTCGATGGTGATGCTGGCCAAGGGCAACCGGTCGGCGCAGGTCACCAACGCGTGCAAGTCCTACGGCGGCTTCTACCTGGGGTCCATCGGCGGCCCGGCGGCGCGGTTGGCGCAGGACTGCATCCGCAAGGTCGAGGTGCTGGAGTACCCCGAGCTGGGCATGGAGGCGGTCTGGAAGATCGAGGTGGAGGACTTCCCGGCGTTCATCGTGGTGGACGACAAGGGCAACGACTTCTTCGCCGAGACCTCCGCGCCGACCTTCCAGATCACCTTCCGGAAGTGAGCGCTTGAGCTAGTTGGTCGCGGACCTGGACGAGGGCGTCGATGCGCTCGTCCAGGACCGCGAGCCGGCGTTCCGCCACGGCGACCAGGGCGGGATCGGGGTTCGCGGACATCACGTCCCCGTCGAGGCAGCAGCGGAAGTGGGCCACGTCCTCGAGGGTCAGGCCGTGGTCGAGCAGTCGGCGGATGTTGCGGACGCGGGCGACGGCCGTCTCGGGGTAGTCGCGGTAGCCGTTGGACAGGCGCTCGGACCCCAGCAGCCCGTTCTCCTCGTAGAACCGCAACGCCCGCGTCGACACCCCGGTGATCCGCGCCAACTCCCCGATCCGCACCCGGCCGACGCTACTAGCCGACCACCGCTCCCCCGTCGACCGGCAGCACCACACCGGTCGTGTAGGCGGCCTCCGGGCGTGCCAGCTGGGTGATCCAGAACGCCACTTCCTCGGGCTGCCCGATGCGCTTGAGAGGCACGTGGGCGACCAAAGCCTCTTTCAGAGCCGCGTTTTGCTCCGGTGTGAGGCCTTGGTGCAGGCCGATGGGGGTGGCGATGGGGCCGGGTGCGACGGCGACGACCCGGACGTCCGGCGCGAACTGGACCGCCCAGCTCCGGGTCAGCGACTCCAGGGCGCTCTTCAGCGCCGCGTACAGCGCCCCGCCGGGCATCGGCCAACCCCGCTGTCCGATGGACGTGCTGACGTTGACGATCACGCCGTTCGTCTCGGCCAGGTGCGGGCGGGCGGCCTCGGCCAAGCGCAAGGGCGCCAGCAGGTTGGTCGCCACCATCTCCTGCGCCCCGGCGCTGTCGCGGACCACGCCGGCGTTGTTGACCAGCACGTCCAGCCGGCCGAACTCCCGGACGGCCGTGTCGACGATCGTGGCGGGCGCGTCCGGGTCGGCGATGTCCAGGGCGAGCGGGAGGATGCCGCGCAGGCCCTCGGCGGTGTCCGCGAGCCGGGCGGCGGTGCGGCCCACGACCAGCACCCGCGCGCCCTGCTCGGCGAACCCGCGGGCGGTGGTGCGGCCGATGCCCGTCCCGCCGCCCGTCACGACCACTGCCTTGCCGTCGAACACTGCCTTGCCGTTGAACGTC
This DNA window, taken from Saccharothrix variisporea, encodes the following:
- a CDS encoding MerR family transcriptional regulator; this encodes MRIGELARITGVSTRALRFYEENGLLGSERLSNGYRDYPETAVARVRNIRRLLDHGLTLEDVAHFRCCLDGDVMSANPDPALVAVAERRLAVLDERIDALVQVRDQLAQALTSGR
- a CDS encoding PucR family transcriptional regulator, which codes for MVALDRLVDVLGSLGTHLSCAPRGRDVELRGVALHDPAEPSPAAPDDVLLGLGVPSPAAAARLVGSTSAAAVVLHGRPPLDERVVAAAKRSGAAVLLVEPSVPWGQLANVAQTLVLGGQRKGSGDLFAVADAIAAVVGGPVTIEDQQSRVLAYSYRQQGVDQVRVQTILGRRVPEEARQALDEYGVFTHLARSDEPLFVPKLTEQLGGRLVAAVRAGRELLGSVWVEVERDVDPARHAALADGARTAALHLLRARASADLERQAEADLVIGALDSGANLPRLGLPGTDLRVIAVQAHAGEGEHGAALLAFERATAGFGWSRPGRSALFGNVLYTVLPCGDDPAAAVDWVRSLRRELPAEVVVDAGIGGRAEAAQLPASRHEADECLALSSGEPVVYDQSWAQVLLRRLAAAAAGGRLPSRGPVAELVRHDEQHGTRYAATLRAWLAAQGDAREAARTLSVHPNTLRYRMQKMAEVTPLPLEDPDQRLAMSIALAIHARGHHAFPG
- a CDS encoding sigma-70 family RNA polymerase sigma factor, translated to MTVPKVLDREVESDTTTTSAEFDLDAQGPAADLVRVYLNGIGKTALLTAAEEVELAKRIEAGVFAQHMLETAENLSATRKGELRQLIRDGHIAKNHLLEANLRLVVSLAKRYTGRGMPLLDLIQEGNLGLIRAVEKFDYTKGFKFSTYATWWIRQAITRGMADQGRTIRLPVHLVEQVNKLARIKRDLHQQLGREATHEELARESGLTPDKVADLLDHARDPVSLDMPVGTEEDAPLGDFIEDSDATDAESAVISGLLQDDLRRVLATLEPREQAVIRLRYGLEDGQPRTLDQIGKQFNLSRERVRQIEREVMAKLRQGERAAKLRAYAS
- a CDS encoding SDR family NAD(P)-dependent oxidoreductase; translation: MTFNGKAVFDGKAVVVTGGGTGIGRTTARGFAEQGARVLVVGRTAARLADTAEGLRGILPLALDIADPDAPATIVDTAVREFGRLDVLVNNAGVVRDSAGAQEMVATNLLAPLRLAEAARPHLAETNGVIVNVSTSIGQRGWPMPGGALYAALKSALESLTRSWAVQFAPDVRVVAVAPGPIATPIGLHQGLTPEQNAALKEALVAHVPLKRIGQPEEVAFWITQLARPEAAYTTGVVLPVDGGAVVG
- a CDS encoding DUF7059 domain-containing protein encodes the protein MLPDLSIELTARLRGAFQNAGYDADGVVDLLGPQAHAALGRGEPEAARRATADAGELGTLVRLFLLGDAEEPAAVRKALDGLDLDQAVDAQVLVRDGDHVRAGLDIRPYGDDEGSWWVIADLDSEQRGGPVPADHVLGVGHASISLARATSRRPVETLLDLGTGCGVQALHASRHAKKITATDLSDRALRLAQGTFRINEIDVELRQGEWFAPLRNRRFDQVVCNPPFVVGPPRVDYVYRDSGLGGDDASALVVRQLPSFLNEGGVGQLLASWLHRRGEDWADRVSGWLPRNVDAWFVQRDVADPTLYVGTWLRDAGVDPRSDEGRAKASAWLDWFAENDVEGIGFGFVTLRRTDAAHPEVVCEDLRHAYDDPLGPESAAWLDRVEWLRTHDNDALLATRFTVPESVLLEEVSAPTEDGWESVVRRLHRTDGPGWQHELDETAARLLAGFRGALPLEDLITLLAYANDVSAEDLAAAALPVVRELVRHGMVVPA
- the dtd gene encoding D-aminoacyl-tRNA deacylase — encoded protein: MRAVVARVTEAEVTVAGERVGAIDEPGLLVLLGVHVDDTEAKAPLMARKLHELRILRDEESCATTGAPLLVVSQFTLYGETRKGRRPSWTAAARPEHAEPLVDAVVRELRQKGARVETGRFGAMMSVRSVNDGPFTVLVEL
- a CDS encoding DUF3099 domain-containing protein, coding for MVDHERDSTPVLITEAAPSYEEQHAARKRKYAIMMGARIPCLALAMVFYQTWWLALLFLVLSVPLPWMAVLIANDRPPRKSEKANRFVKEHRALEARNHQVIDG
- a CDS encoding fumarate hydratase, whose product is MPAVPTTAFEYTDVLPLGPDTTTEYRLVTPDGVSVVEAAGRTFLQVEPSTLTMLAKEAIRDIQHLLRSSHLKQLRAIVDDPEASGNDRFVAMDLLRNACISAGGVLPMCQDTGTAIVMGKRTESVLTGGTDAEALSRGIFEAYQELNLRYSQMAPVTFWDEKNTGTNLPAQIDLFAAPGTEPKYEFLFMAKGGGSANKTFLYQETKALLNPARLARFLDEKLRSLGTAACPPYHLAVVVGGLSAEQNLKVAKLASARYLDHLPTEGTAAGHAFRDVDLEQQVLELTRNFGIGAQFGGKYFCHDVRVIRLPRHGASCPVGIAVSCSADRQAKAKITPEGVFLEQLERDPAQFLPDVQGEDLSDEVVRIDLTRPMAEIRETLSKLPVKTRVSLTGPLVVARDIAHAKIKERLDAGEPMPQYMKDHPVYYAGPAKTPEGYASGSFGPTTAGRMDSYVEQFQAAGGSMVMLAKGNRSAQVTNACKSYGGFYLGSIGGPAARLAQDCIRKVEVLEYPELGMEAVWKIEVEDFPAFIVVDDKGNDFFAETSAPTFQITFRK